Genomic window (Agromyces mariniharenae):
GACCCGCCGAGCAACACCCCTGAGGACGAGTACAACCTGCACGTCCACCATCACCACTCGCACGCGCCGAAGTCCGCGTCGAAGCCCACGCGGGTCGAGGCCGCCGACGGGGCGAGCTACACGCTCGACCACGGCGCGGTGACGATCGCGGCCATCACGTCGTGCACGAACACCTCGAACCCGTCGGTCATGCTCGCCGCGGGCCTGCTCGCGCGCAACGCGGTGAAGAAGGGCCTGAAGGCCAAGCCGTGGGTGAAGACCACGCTGGCGCCGGGGTCGAAGGTCGTGACCGACTACTACGAGAAGGCCGGCCTCACCCAGGACCTCGAGGACCTCGGCTTCTACACCGTCGGCTACGGCTGCACCACCTGCATCGGCAACTCGGGCCCGCTCATCGAGGAGGTCTCGGCCGCGGTGCAGGAGAACGACCTCGCCGTGACCGCGGTGCTCTCGGGCAACCGCAACTTCGAGGGCCGCATCAACCCCGACGTGAAGATGAACTACCTCGCGAGCCCGCCGCTCGTGATCGCGTACTCGCTCGCCGGCTCGATGAACTTCGACTTCGAGACGGATGCCCTCGGCACCGACACGGACGGCAACGACGTCTTCCTCAAGGACATCTGGCCCGACGCGGCGGAGGTGCAGAAGACGATCGACGAGTCGATCAACGAGGAGATGTTCACGCAGCAGTACGCGAGCGTCTTCGAGGGCGATGAGCGCTGGCGCACCCTGCCGACCCCGACGGGTGCCATCTTCGAGTGGGATGCCGAGTCGACCTACGTGCGCCGGCCCCCGTACTTCGAGGGCATGACGCTCGAGACCACGCCGGTGACCGACATCGTCGGCGCACGCGTGCTCGCGAAGCTCGGCGACTCGGTCACCACCGACCACATCTCGCCGGCCGGCTCGATCAAGGCCGACAGCCCCGCGGGCCAGTACCTCACCGAGCACGGCGTCGACCGCAAGGACTTCAACTCCTACGGCTCGCGTCGCGGCAACCACGAGGTCATGATCCGCGGCACGTTCGCGAACATCCGCCTGAAGAACCAGCTCCTCGACGGCGTCGAGGGCGGCTTCACGCGCGACTTCACGCAGGAGGGCGGCCCGCAGTCGTTCATCTACGACGCGTCGATGAACTACCAGGCGCAGGGCACCCCGCTCGTCATCTTCGGCGGCAAGGAGTACGGCTCGGGCTCGAGCCGCGACTGGGCCGCGAAGGGCACGAACCTGCTGGGCGTGAAGGCCGTCATCACCGAGAGCTTCGAGCGCATCCACCGTTCGAACCTCATCGGCATGGGCGTCGTGCCGCTGCAGTTCCCGGCCGGTGAGACCGCGGACTCGCTCGGGCTCGACGGCACCGAGGTCGTCTCGATCTCTGGCCTCGAGCAGCTCAACGAGGGCACCACGCCGCGCACCGTGCACGTGGTCGCCGAGCCGAGCGAGGACTCGCCAGAGGGCAAGCAGACCGTCGAGTTCGACGCGGTCGTGCGCATCGACACCCCAGGTGAGGCGGACTACTACCGCAACGGCGGCATCCTGCAGTACGTACTGCGCTCGCTCGTCTGAGCGCTCGCTCGTCAGAGCCCGACGCACCGACGGCCCGGTCCCTTCGAAGGGCCGGGCCGTCGTCGTTCCCGGCATGTGCTCAGCCGCGGCGCCACGAGGACGGTACGCCCAGGTCGTCGAGGGCGCCCAGCATCCGCTCGCCGAGCAGCCGCAGCCGGTCGGCGGGCTCCCGGCTGAACACGAGTCGCACGTGGCGGTCGGCGATGCGGCCGCCCCACCCCGTCATGGGCGTCGCGGCCACCTTGTGCGCGAGCAGCGCGCGCGAGAGGTCCTCGGCGTCGACACCGAGTTCGCGGGCGTCCAGCAGCTGCGACCAGCCGCCGGCGGCGGGCGTCATCGGGAAGCCCCGCAGTTCGGCGCCGACCACGTCGCGCCGCTCCTGCCACGCTGCGACGCAAGCCGCGAGGCCGTCGTCGGGCGCACTGAGTGCCGCGAGCGCACCGGCCTGGCCGATGCCGCCGGCGACGATGCCGTTGTAGATGTGCACGACCGCGAGGTCGCGCATGACGAGCTCGGATGCGACCATCCATCCGATTCGCCAGCCGATCATGCGCTGCTCGCAGCTCACCGTCCCGATGGTGACGGTGCGATCGCGCATTCCCGCGAGCTGCAGCGGATGCCGCACCGGCGCGCCGTCGAAGACGATGCCCTCCATCAGGCCCCAGTAGAGCAGCCAGAGGTCGCGCTCGACGCAGAGCCGGGCGACCTCCGTCCACTCCTCGTCGGTGAGCACGCATCCGGTCGGGAACGACGGATTGAGCAGCAGGATGGCGCGCGTGCGATTCGTGACGGCCTCGGCGAGCACCTCGAGGTCGAGGCGCCATGCCCGTCCGTCGCTTCGCAGCGGCACCAGCCGCGGCACGGCGCCGACGAGCCGCACCCGGTTCACCAGGCCGGCGTAGCAGGGGTCGGTGAGGATCACCTCGTCCCCCTGGTCGACGAGCGCGAGGAGCGCATCGAGCACCGCGTCGCCGTCCGACGGCGTGATCACGACCTCCCGTTCGGGGTCGAACGCGACGCCCGAACGTCCGCGGACCCGGGCCGCGACCGCCTCGCGGAGGTCGAGCCTGCCGATGAACGGCAGGTAGGAGTTCGCCGAGAGCTCGCCCACCGCCGCGCGGGTCGCCTCGATCGCCTCGGCCGGCGGGGCGAGGTCGGTGTCGAGGTTCTCCAGCCGCAGCACGTCGGGATCGTTCCCGGCCGCGTCGGCCACGACGTCGATGTTGAAGCCGGCGACATTCGCCAGGCGTGCGGGTCGTGTTCGCATGACCGCCTCCGGGCGGCTCCCGCCGGGCCTCGGGGCCGTCGGTCGCATTCTCGTCCGGTCGGAACGAGTCCGCCACCCCCGCCGGGCACGCCCGGCGGGGTCGCGTAGAATCGACGGGTGCCTCGCCCTACCGGGGCGTGGGAAAGGCGGTTCCGATGACCCTGCTCGAGAACATCTCGGGACCGCGCGACCTCGACGCGCTGAGTCACGAGCAGCTCGAGCAGCTCGCGACGGAGATCCGCGAGTACCTCGTGGCATCCGTGTCGAAGACGGGCGGTCACCTCGGGCCGAACCTCGGCGTCGTGGAGATGACGATCGCGATCCACCGGGTGTTCGACTCGCCTCGCGACGCGATCGTGTTCGACACCGGGCACCAGTCGTACGTGCACAAGCTCCTCACGGGTCGTCGCGACCTCTCGACGCTGCGCAAGACCGGCGGGCTCGCCGGCTACCCCCAGCGGTCGGAGTCCGAGCACGACATCGTCGAGAGCTCGCACGCGTCGAGCTCGCTCTCGTGGGCCGACGGCATCTCGAAGGCGTTCGAGATGACCGGGCAGGACCACCGGCACGTCGTCGCCGTGGTCGGCGACGGCGCGCTCACGGGCGGAATGACGTGGGAGGCGCTCAACAACATCTCCGACGACAACACCCGCAAGCTCATCGTCATCGTCAACGACAACGGCCGCTCCTACGCGCCCACGATCGGCGGCATGGGCCGGTTCCTGAGCGCGGTGCGCACCAAGCAGACCTACCGCAACCTGCATCTCTCGAGCAGCCGGGCCGCCGATCGGCTGGGCGGCCCCGCGCGGGCCTTCTACCGCGGTGTCCGCGGCGGCCTGCACGGCTTCCTCAGCCGCTTCACGGGCAACGAGGCGCTCTACTCGAACCTCGACATCAAGTACCTGGGGCCCGTCGACGGCCACGACGAGCGCGCCATGGAGGAGGCGCTCCGTCAGGCGAAGGACTACGGCGCGCCCGTCATCGTGCACGCGATCACCGACAAGGGCCGCGGCTACGAGCCCGCGCGTCGCGACATCGCCGACCAGTTCCACGCCGTCGGCCAGATCGACCCCGAGACGGGGGAGTCACTCGAGAAGGCGTCGGCGCCGTCGTGGACGAGCGTGTTCGCCGACGAGCTCGTGCGGCTCGCCGAGCACGACGAGCGCCTCGTCGGCATCACCGCGGCGATGCTCCGGCCCACCGGCCTGCACCGCATGGCCGAGCGCTTCCCGAACCGCGTGTTCGACGTCGGCATCGCCGAGCAGCACGCCGCGACCTCGGCGGCCGGCCTCGCGTTCGGCGGCCTCCACCCCGTCGTCGCCGTGTACGCGACGTTCATCAACCGGGCGTTCGACCAGGTGCTGATGGATGTCGCGCTGCACAAGGCCGGCGTCACGTTCGTGCTCGACCGC
Coding sequences:
- the acnA gene encoding aconitate hydratase AcnA — encoded protein: MSAVNSFGAKDTLHVGDQSYEIYRLDTVPGHEKLPFSLKVLLENLLRTEDGANVTKAQIEALGSWVPTAEPDTEIQFTPARVVMQDFTGVPCIVDLATMREAVLALGGDPNRINPLSPAEMVIDHSVIADLFGSENALERNVEIEYERNGERYQFLRWGQTAFDDFKVVPPGTGIVHQVNIEHLAKVIYHRTVSTDGGDGVTRAYPDTCVGTDSHTTMVNGLGVLGWGVGGIEAEAAMLGQPVSMLIPKVVGFKLSGEIPMGVTATDVVLTITDMLRKHGVVGKFVEFYGSGVASVPLANRATIGNMSPEFGSTAAIFPIDDVTIEYLRLTGRSEEQLALVEEYSKVQQLWHDPENEAVYSEYLELDLSTVVPSIAGPKRPQDRIVLADAKAQFEKDLTDYADVEHDLVDLEISESFPASDPPSNTPEDEYNLHVHHHHSHAPKSASKPTRVEAADGASYTLDHGAVTIAAITSCTNTSNPSVMLAAGLLARNAVKKGLKAKPWVKTTLAPGSKVVTDYYEKAGLTQDLEDLGFYTVGYGCTTCIGNSGPLIEEVSAAVQENDLAVTAVLSGNRNFEGRINPDVKMNYLASPPLVIAYSLAGSMNFDFETDALGTDTDGNDVFLKDIWPDAAEVQKTIDESINEEMFTQQYASVFEGDERWRTLPTPTGAIFEWDAESTYVRRPPYFEGMTLETTPVTDIVGARVLAKLGDSVTTDHISPAGSIKADSPAGQYLTEHGVDRKDFNSYGSRRGNHEVMIRGTFANIRLKNQLLDGVEGGFTRDFTQEGGPQSFIYDASMNYQAQGTPLVIFGGKEYGSGSSRDWAAKGTNLLGVKAVITESFERIHRSNLIGMGVVPLQFPAGETADSLGLDGTEVVSISGLEQLNEGTTPRTVHVVAEPSEDSPEGKQTVEFDAVVRIDTPGEADYYRNGGILQYVLRSLV
- a CDS encoding pyridoxal phosphate-dependent aminotransferase, translated to MRTRPARLANVAGFNIDVVADAAGNDPDVLRLENLDTDLAPPAEAIEATRAAVGELSANSYLPFIGRLDLREAVAARVRGRSGVAFDPEREVVITPSDGDAVLDALLALVDQGDEVILTDPCYAGLVNRVRLVGAVPRLVPLRSDGRAWRLDLEVLAEAVTNRTRAILLLNPSFPTGCVLTDEEWTEVARLCVERDLWLLYWGLMEGIVFDGAPVRHPLQLAGMRDRTVTIGTVSCEQRMIGWRIGWMVASELVMRDLAVVHIYNGIVAGGIGQAGALAALSAPDDGLAACVAAWQERRDVVGAELRGFPMTPAAGGWSQLLDARELGVDAEDLSRALLAHKVAATPMTGWGGRIADRHVRLVFSREPADRLRLLGERMLGALDDLGVPSSWRRG
- the dxs gene encoding 1-deoxy-D-xylulose-5-phosphate synthase, producing the protein MTLLENISGPRDLDALSHEQLEQLATEIREYLVASVSKTGGHLGPNLGVVEMTIAIHRVFDSPRDAIVFDTGHQSYVHKLLTGRRDLSTLRKTGGLAGYPQRSESEHDIVESSHASSSLSWADGISKAFEMTGQDHRHVVAVVGDGALTGGMTWEALNNISDDNTRKLIVIVNDNGRSYAPTIGGMGRFLSAVRTKQTYRNLHLSSSRAADRLGGPARAFYRGVRGGLHGFLSRFTGNEALYSNLDIKYLGPVDGHDERAMEEALRQAKDYGAPVIVHAITDKGRGYEPARRDIADQFHAVGQIDPETGESLEKASAPSWTSVFADELVRLAEHDERLVGITAAMLRPTGLHRMAERFPNRVFDVGIAEQHAATSAAGLAFGGLHPVVAVYATFINRAFDQVLMDVALHKAGVTFVLDRAGVTGPDGPSHHGVWDLSILQVVPGIRIAAPRDSVRLAEELAEAVAVDDAPTVLRFPKGTVGVDYDAIRRTDDGVDVLAESARKDVLLVTVGPMAGIGLQVAERLEAQGIGATVVDPRWVVPVPRSVIDLAREHRIVVSLEDGIRVGGIGTRIRQDLREADVDTAVTEIGLPDEFLEHGSRGDILERVGLTPQHIARDVTAMVLGSKLPHARGAGLEHVSSDTGSQPRV